The segment GTTCGGGTTCGGCATTCAATACTTTTTCAACAGGCAGGGGTTCCTGGAGCAGTTCCTTTATTTCAGCGAGGTCAATCTGTTCATTGGCTATCTGATAATACAGGTCCTGCGCCATTTTCAGCTTATAGGTCTTAAGCAGTTTGCGAATGGTTTCATCCGAAAATGGAATTTTCCAATTCTTAAGCCTCCTGACTAAAATTTCTTTACCGGTTTCAGCCAGGCGGACCTTTTCCTCATTCAGCTTAAACCTGATCTTGGTCTTGGCTTTGGAGGTTACTACAAAATTCAGCCAGTCGAGTTTAGGTGTCTGATTTTTTGAAGTCAGCACTTCCACCCGGTCGCCGTTTTGCATCACATGGCGAATGGGAACTATTTTTGCATTTACTTTCGCGCCTGTACATGTTGAACCTACTTCGGAATGGATGTCATAGGCAAAATCGAGAACTGTTGCCCCGGCAGGAAACTTTTTCAAATCCCCTTTCGGAGTAAAAACAAAAATTTCCTTCGAGTACAGGCTCAGCTTAAAATCATCCAGGAATTCCTTAGCATCGGGTTCAGGTGTTTCGAGCACTTCCCTGATCCGTTTCAGCCATTCTTCCAGTCCCTGCTCGGCTTCAAGACCTTTATATTTCCAGTGTGCGGCAAAACCCTTCTCAGCAATCTCATTCATACGGCGGGTCCTTATCTGCACTTCAACCCAACGTCCGTCAGGACCTATAACCGTTGTATGCAGCGACTCATACCCGTTTGTTTTGGGAATAGAAATCCAGTCGCGTAACCGTAAGGGATTCGGCTGGTAAAGGTCGGTAACCGTGCTGTAAACCTGCCAGCAATCAGCCTTCTCATTTTTTAATTCACTGTTGAGAATGATACGGATTGCAAAAAGGTCATATATATCCTCAAAAGCAGCCCCTTTATTGACCATTTTATTCCAAATGGAATGGATTGATTTAGGCCTCCCCTTTACTTCAAAATCAAATCCCTGGCTTCGCAATGACTTTTCAATAGGACCTATAAAATCCTCAATGAATTGTTTCCTGTCGCGCATCGTTTGCGCCAGTTTGCGGGCTATCGAATCGTATGTTTTCCTGTCGGTAAATTTCAGGGAAAGATCCTCCATCTCCGACTTGATGATGTAAAAACCGAGACGGTGGGCAAGCGGGGCATAAAGGTAGGAAGCCTCAGATGCAATGCGGATCTGGTCTTCCTGAGGCAGCAACTTCATGGAACGCATCTTATGCAAATGTTCTGCAATTTTTATCAGGATAACTCTTACATCTCCTGCCAGGTTAAGAAGAAAGTTGCGCAGATTTTCAGCCTGCGGTGCCAGCGGCTTATTTCCGAGCTCATGAATAGAATGAAGGCCTGTAGTGATAGTTGCCACAGCTTGTCCGAAATGAGCATGTATGTGAGAAATATCCGTCTTCCTATTTTTAAGGGCCTGCAGGAGAAAAATACTCTGGACTGAAGTCATTCCGAGACCAATTTCAGCAATGGCTATTTCAGCCACTTCCATGGAGGTCAGTACAGTCTTCTGCGCGTCAGTGTCATTCTCATCTTCAACTAAGGCAACCAGTATATCATATGCCTCCCTGATTTTGGAATAATCATGAATTTCCTTATTCTTCCTGATTAACCGGATAAGCTCATCATACTTATTCCTAAGTTTTTGTATGTATTCAGGATGCCTGGAAACCATGTCAGCGTAGTATTGGTTTTGCAAAAATAGTTAATTTTAGGCATCCGCTTTCTCATTTCAATTGCGCCATGATTGATCTTTCGAAAATAAAAGAGCATTTATCCGATTCAAGCCGAAAACTTGCCGATCTCACCGCTAATATGGTTTTTGATGAGCCTTCACTGGTTATTCCGCTTCTCGAGGTGGCCTGGATGGATGAATATCCATGGTGTCAGCGGGCTTCACGTGTTCTCTGGATTTGCAGTGAGCAGTACCCGCAATTGTTACAGCCGCATCTTTCAAAAATCATCCGCAACCTGGCAGATCAGAAATCGGAAAGTGTAAGGAGAAATTTCTTAAAACTCTTTGTTGATCATGATTTCAGGCTAAAAGAAAAAGACAGCACGATGCTGATGGATCTGTGCTTTGATTATCTCAACGGCTCCTATTCGGTGGGTGTAAAAGCATACAGCATGGTGGTTCTGTACAAACTTACAAAAGGAATTCCCGAAATTCAGCGTGAACTTTACGAAATCATTGAAAGCCAGATGGAAGAAGCTTCAGCCGGTTTCAAAAGCCAGGGAATGAAGATTATGAAAAAGATATCTTCCGGGCTTCGTTAGTTTTCATATAAAAGAAAACGGTACAGGTCACTTACTTTTCTGGCCAGGTAGTCAGGATTATAAGTAACAACTTCTTCTTCAGGAGTAAATCCATAGGCAACAGCAATCGAATCAATGGCAAGCTCAGTGGCTGCGTTGATATCGTAGTGAGTATCGCCTATTATAACCACATCAAGGGGATCCTGGATTCCGTTCCGTCTGAGTATCCCGGTAATTAATTCAACTTTTGATGATGCATAACCACTATAGTCAGCGCCTGCAATTTCCCTGAAATATTGCGAAATGCCGAAATGTTTTAAGACCTGGTTGGCATATACGATATACTTTGAAGTAGCTACATAGAGGGTAGCGCCAGACTGAAATAACTTTTCAATAAGGTCCTTCATTCCGTCGTAAAGTTGGTTTTCAAAAAGACCTTTTTCAGCATAGTATTCACGAAACACTTTAACGGCCATCTGATTGGCTTCACCCTGCAATCCAAAAACATCTGAAAATCCTTTCTGCAATGGAGGTCCTATCAGTGATTGAAGTTTTTCCTTTCCGGGATCAGAAATTCCAAGTTTTTCAAATGTATGATAATAGGCGTTAAAAATCCCTTCACGTGAATCAGACAGCGTGCCATCAAGGTCAAAAATGATATGTTGATACGAACTTCTCATTGGAATTTACTGCAAATGTGCTACTTTTATAATTCAGAAAGTGTCATGGATCAGGCGGCAAATTTATAAGTTTAATTTTAACCGCGAAACCAGTGACAATAAATCAAACCAAATAAAATGTAATTACCATGGGAAAAGGAGACAAAAAATCAAAAAGAGGAAAACTTTTTCAAGGTTCATACGGCGTAAGAAGACGTAAAAAAGGCGCTAAGAATGCTACATTCATTAAACCTAAAGATGTTAAAGAACCTGTAAAGGATGTTAAGGATGTAAAAGAAGTAAAAGACAGCAAAGAGGTGAAGGATATTAAGGAAGTAAAGGATACTCATACGGCAGCTACTGCAAAGCCCAAAGCACCCGCCGCAAAGAAAGAACCCAGGGCAAAAAAAACGGAAACAACCTGATTGAATGGCAGAAAAAGTAAAGAAAGAAACAGAAGCAATACGGATCCAGGCGAAAAGATCGGAATATCACGAGCACAGTGTGCCGGTTTTTGAAACTTCAAGCTTTATCTTCAGCAGTGCAGGTGAGGCGGAAGAAATTTTTAAAGACGAAACACTGGGTTACAGCTATACACGTTTTGCCAACCCGAACACGGATGAACTTATAAAAAAGCTTTGTGCACTTGAAAACGCCGAAGATGGCGTTGTTACTGCATCGGGAATGGCTGCGGTTTATGTGAGCATGGCATCCTTACTCAGGCCGGGTGATCATGTTCTTGCATCCAGACAGTTGTTTGGCTCCACGCATGTGCTGTTGACCCAGATCTTTGTGAAATGGGGAATATCGCATTCATATGTGGATATTAATAACAAGGATGAGTGGAAAGAAAATATAATGCCCAATACAAGGCTTCTTTATGTTGAAACGCCTTCAAATCCGGGACTGGATATTGCAGATCTTGCATTCCTCGGTCGCCTTGCCAGTAAGAATAACCTTTATTTCCTGGTTGATAATTGTTTTGCGACCCCGTTATTGCAGAATCCTTTGGATTTTGGCGCTGATCTTGTCATTCATTCAACAACCAAACTGATTGACGGCCAGGGTCGCACAATCGGAGGTGCCGTTGTTGGTAACAGGGATGTAATTCAGGATGTAAGACAATTTACAAAAGTTACCGGACCGGTAATGTCACCACATACCGCATGGTTGTTGTCAAAAAGTCTTGAAACGCTTTCCCCCAGGCTCGAACGTCATTGTTCAAATGCCCTTAAACTGGCTTCAATGCTTGAGGCCAACAAAGATGTCATGTGGGTGAAATATCCTTTTTTAAAGTCGCATCCACAGTATAAAACGGCGAGAAAGCAGATGAAAGCCGGTGGTGCGTTAATCTCTTTCGAGCTGAAAGGCGGGACCAAAAGGGCCCACCGGTTCATCGATGCATTAAAGCTGGTTTCCATATCTTCAAACCTGGGTGATTCAAGAACCATCATAACACACCCGGCTACCACTACTCATTCAAAACTCAGTGCTGAGGAGAGAAAACTTTCCGGCATAACCGAAGGTTTGCTCAGGGTATCGGTTGGTCTTGAACATATTGATGACCTGATGGCTGATTTTGCCCAGGCCATCCAAAAAACATGATTAATCTTCAAGGGTACTAAGGTCTCCTTCGGGAAGACCAAGTATCCTTGCTTTTAATACCCTCCGCATGATTTTCCCGCTTCTTGTTTTCGGAAGTGAATCAACAATCTTCACTGCCTCCGGCCGGGCAATCGAACCAAGATGATCCACTACGTGCTTGCCGAGTTCCTGTTCCAGTTCACGTGATGCCTCAAATCCTTTCTTTATAATTACAAACATGTGAATGGCGTTCCCTTTGATATCATGGGGAACAGCGACCGCGGCCGATTCTGCAACTGCAGGATGGCTGATCATAACACTTTCTATTTCTGCTGTTCCCAGCCTGTAACCGCTTACTTTAATTACATCGTCTACCCTTCCGATGATCCAGAAATACCCGTTCTCGTCTTTTTTTGCCGAATCGCCTGTAAGATACCACCCCTTATCTTTATACTTTGACCAATAGGTTTCAACAAACCGTTCCGGATCGCGGTATACTCCGGCTGTCATTCCCGGCCAGGGATTTTTAATTACGAGATTTCCTTCTTCACCGGCTCTTACTTCATTTCCCTTGTCATCAACAACAGCTACTTCATTTCCGAAAAATGGTTTTGTGGCTGATCCCGGTCTGAGGGGTGTAATGGGTAACGGGGTTATCATGAAGCCCCCGGTTTCGGTTTGCCACCATGTATCCATTACCGGAC is part of the Bacteroidales bacterium genome and harbors:
- a CDS encoding HAD hydrolase-like protein, with the translated sequence MRSSYQHIIFDLDGTLSDSREGIFNAYYHTFEKLGISDPGKEKLQSLIGPPLQKGFSDVFGLQGEANQMAVKVFREYYAEKGLFENQLYDGMKDLIEKLFQSGATLYVATSKYIVYANQVLKHFGISQYFREIAGADYSGYASSKVELITGILRRNGIQDPLDVVIIGDTHYDINAATELAIDSIAVAYGFTPEEEVVTYNPDYLARKVSDLYRFLLYEN
- a CDS encoding RelA/SpoT family protein, translating into MQNQYYADMVSRHPEYIQKLRNKYDELIRLIRKNKEIHDYSKIREAYDILVALVEDENDTDAQKTVLTSMEVAEIAIAEIGLGMTSVQSIFLLQALKNRKTDISHIHAHFGQAVATITTGLHSIHELGNKPLAPQAENLRNFLLNLAGDVRVILIKIAEHLHKMRSMKLLPQEDQIRIASEASYLYAPLAHRLGFYIIKSEMEDLSLKFTDRKTYDSIARKLAQTMRDRKQFIEDFIGPIEKSLRSQGFDFEVKGRPKSIHSIWNKMVNKGAAFEDIYDLFAIRIILNSELKNEKADCWQVYSTVTDLYQPNPLRLRDWISIPKTNGYESLHTTVIGPDGRWVEVQIRTRRMNEIAEKGFAAHWKYKGLEAEQGLEEWLKRIREVLETPEPDAKEFLDDFKLSLYSKEIFVFTPKGDLKKFPAGATVLDFAYDIHSEVGSTCTGAKVNAKIVPIRHVMQNGDRVEVLTSKNQTPKLDWLNFVVTSKAKTKIRFKLNEEKVRLAETGKEILVRRLKNWKIPFSDETIRKLLKTYKLKMAQDLYYQIANEQIDLAEIKELLQEPLPVEKVLNAEPEPVPVVQPENLIRKEDYLIIDDKLNNVDFKLAKCCNPIFGDDVFGFVTVGEGIKIHRLNCPNAAQLISKYGYRIVKAHWSTGGKEPLFSVEINVTGENDPGMLNNISDIISKDLKVSLKAVNFETDSGMFKGRLKITVRDTAHLDSLIGRLSAIKGVYQVSRVEKYI
- a CDS encoding 30S ribosomal protein THX, with translation MGKGDKKSKRGKLFQGSYGVRRRKKGAKNATFIKPKDVKEPVKDVKDVKEVKDSKEVKDIKEVKDTHTAATAKPKAPAAKKEPRAKKTETT
- a CDS encoding PLP-dependent transferase, giving the protein MAEKVKKETEAIRIQAKRSEYHEHSVPVFETSSFIFSSAGEAEEIFKDETLGYSYTRFANPNTDELIKKLCALENAEDGVVTASGMAAVYVSMASLLRPGDHVLASRQLFGSTHVLLTQIFVKWGISHSYVDINNKDEWKENIMPNTRLLYVETPSNPGLDIADLAFLGRLASKNNLYFLVDNCFATPLLQNPLDFGADLVIHSTTKLIDGQGRTIGGAVVGNRDVIQDVRQFTKVTGPVMSPHTAWLLSKSLETLSPRLERHCSNALKLASMLEANKDVMWVKYPFLKSHPQYKTARKQMKAGGALISFELKGGTKRAHRFIDALKLVSISSNLGDSRTIITHPATTTHSKLSAEERKLSGITEGLLRVSVGLEHIDDLMADFAQAIQKT